The genomic region aaaaaaaaactagttttATGACTTGCACAGATGCAAAAATCTACAGTCTAGAGAAGCTAACTAGCTAAGCTAAGCCTAGGCCAGGGGTTTATACTGAGGCTTATCTTTTGATTTttactgactttttaaaaaaattcctTTTTCCCCTTAGCTATTTCGTGAAGGTCTCCTGGGGCTGGAACCTGGTTTTGCTGCTGccatttctgtttctctccaacTCCTACAACAGAAACCTCATCTTTGTGTTAAGACGGCTCACATCTCTCCTGGTGGCAACAGCCATTTGGTACGTCTGCACCGAGGCATTTTTCTACATCGAAGACATTACAGGGAAGTGCTATGACTCCATGCAAGTCATCCATGAAGAGTTCAGCACAAAAGCTGATTGCAGAAAATCCGGTTTTGTCTGGGATGGCTTTGATATATCGGGACACTCATTCATCCTAGCTTACTCTACACTCCTCATTGTTGAAGAGATGGTCCCCATGCTCCACATAGTGCAACACAACCAGACGAGAACTGTTGTTCTCGATGTTCTCTATGTTGCACTCAATGTCATTGTGGTCATTTGGATATGGATGTTTGCTAGTACCTCTGTCTACTTCCATGACACCATTCATAAAATTCTGGGGACCTTCTTTGCGGTTTTGGGATGGTATGCGACGTACAAGGTTTGGTATCTGAAGCCGTACTCCCCGGGACTACCTCCGTTCCAGagtgaacacaaacaacacGACTAGACTGAACTTCACACTAGCTTGAAACATTGCAGCCTTGGAACAGACTGACACTAAATTAGCTCACAAAACATTGACTAGGTCCAATTGgtgtgtgttttctgtcctttttaAAGGTCATTTGTAATGGGGATCTTCGTGTGCTTGTCTCTCAGAGGTAATGGGCAGCTGGTGTTCCAAAATTGACTCTGTGATGTGAGAGAAATGCTACGTGGCATGCATGTCTCAAGCGGCCACATTATCTAATCCTTATTGTTGCCTTCTAAACGTTAGTGGCTTCAGACAGGGTAGTGAAATCTGCCTTTGCGCAATGTGCCACTTTAATTGTACACAGATGGTGTGTTGAACTTCAGCATATTGCATAGTTATTTACTTATAaggttgttgtttttgtgtatttttgctttttcagttgttGGTATTACTCAGTCATTTTTGGctgaatgtcattttaaaccagtGCCATTGTCTATACTGCAAAAAATATTGTCTTGGCAAGTTGAAAGCTCCAGATTATAGGCAATATATTCAATATTtctcagtttaagattactacAAGAATGTTGTAaggtttttcaggtttttctagatatttagatttattatagacattttatcaagtaaaagtTTTATTGTAATAGCAAATGATGTTATTTCCTTCAAGCAAAATTAGATCTGCCAAGATTGCCATTGGcagttttttgtaaaaaaaaaaaaaaaaaaaatcaacaattgGCCAGTTATTTACCTGAATTTTGGATGATCTATATTGCAATTTTACCATTTTGCAACTATACCAAAATGTTGTAGCATGTGCTTTTTGTGCTAAAAGACAGCTGCCTCTTGCTTTTGATGTAGCAGTTTAGTTCATTCATAAATATGAATAAGAGGGAGATTTCTGAATTGGAATCAAGCTGATTGATAATCATCTATAATAATGGATAGCCTCCATCCGAATTGTCAATCAAGTTGGCCGTTTTAAATGTCCTGAAAACATGCCGTCCTCTGCGTTAAGATGCATGAAAGTAATTATGTTTGTCTCGCAATCTGTTTTTCTATTAACAAGTTTCCTCATTCAGCCCTGATGTGTTTACTGGCTTTAAAAAGCAGTTCTACAAAGGTGCTAGTGTGTTTAATCTGTTTTTTGTGACTtgatgtaaagaaatcagaattggCCATAAAAAATTGATTAGTGATTAAATCACTTCATACAAACATCTAGAAAAGGGCtaaataatctaataatattcttacaacgcaacaaggagaaatattagatgcaATGCCTCATAGTACCTACACTTGAGACGCTTTCTCTTGCCAAGATATCTATTTTGCGCTGTAGTAATAGTAGAAATAAGTCAAATGGCCTGGACTTGTGGTGTAATGTTGAAGGCCTTTCACTGCTTCATTTCCCAAAACATTCCTAAGGAGAGATGAGTGGCAAAATGGCTTCATGAATACTCCACCAGTCTAGTCACCCTCTAGACAGCTCATTGACCCGGGTGACTGAAAACTTGTACAAACCATTGCCATTATACCAGAAGCTTGTGCTCAACCAAAATCAAGTCAGATTAATAAATTCTTTACAGGTTTATCTCTAATGTGAGCTCCAAAGTTCTGGCGTTTTGTATGTCATACTTTTAAGCAGCATTATCTGTCCTGACCTGTTTTTCAGGTGTTCTGTTTCTGGATGTAATAGTATTGAATTCTGTTTATCTGCAGTCTCTGCCTCAAAACAGCTTTTAATTAAGGTACATgaagtttttatgtgtaatatatacAGAAATATATTGAGTATGATTGAGAGTTTGACCAACTTGGGACCTGTCATAGGTATCTACCAAAGTATTTAAAAACCCATACTGGATTTGGCCTCATATTTAGTGATGCTTTTTTAAAGCGGTGCTGGCCTGCCTCATCTAGGTATTCTCAAATGCAGGATGTTCTAAAAGATGACTTAAGTGGATCCGAACAAACAAATGCCATAATGTTTGGTTACTTCAGAACACTAACATTTCTCTGATATCAAATACTTTAGCAATTGAAAGCCTGTGATGTATGTAGTATGTTGTACATCAATGTCTGACAATCTAACTGTtagagtttttttattttagtctaATTTGTGATGTCAAAGTTAATCTGTCAAGAATATTGTAATTAACATTCAGTCCACCAGTTTTCTGACTGTTTGATCAGTTTGCTAAGCTTTACATTTGTTAAAGATAATAAAGAAAGAGGTGCTGAAAACGTCTGGTGCTTTTCTAGAGACAAAGTCTAGATGCAGAAATATCATGtatgattttgcaaaatgtacatACCTTTCTGGCGTTCCTGCATAATAGTTCCTGATTTCTCTGGACAAACGATGCATCAGTCACCCCTTCTTTCTGCAAGGTTTGGTCTAGCCCAATCCAGCCCAGCCCCTGCTGCTGGATGTTGCTAGAATTTGCCTTTTAGAGGGCAAGAGGGTTCAATCTGATTCATTGAGATGTTCTGCAGGAGGATTACATTATTACGGCTGTGAATGGGTTTTAATCTGAGCAGATAGAGGCAGCTGTGGTGAGGACTTGAAAGAATACATAAGTACATTGAACCTCCTCAGGAGAAATATTCTGCTTAGGTAAATAGACCAGAAACCAGCACAGGACAGTCATGTCCGACAAGGTAAGCTTCTAAAGACTCTTGACACACTTATGCTTACGTCTGCTGGTCAGTAGCAGTATCTGTTTCATTTAAGTGATGGAACTGGTCCAAATAATTGTGTAATGTCTTGATTCTCTAATGGGCTGTTCTGCTTTCTTCAGTTTCATTTTACTGCGGGGAGACCAGCAGGGTGTTGTTATGATGACGGAGTCCAAAATTGGGCTTACTCGGGAGAGCACTTTAGAGTGATGAACCCAGAACACATTACTGAGTGGCAATCTCCTGTACAAATTATCTGATGATTTACCAGAGAATTTGTAGAGAGAATTGCCACTCAATAATGTCTTCCACATTTGTGAAACACCAGGGGCGCTTCCAAGTGAGACCAAATTGATTGGGCTACTGTGGAGCAGGTCTAATGCAGCTCAAGCTCAAATACAGTGTCACCACAGTGTTATTGCATCCTTTGttacgttttattttttccatagtTTGCTAACCTTATTGGTGAGAGAGCGACATTTCATGGTGTAGAGCACCACCTGCTGCTTGTCTCAGGCAACGTTTGCACATGCATGTTTCAGTAATGGTCATCGCTCAGTCAGTGACGTAAACTCACAACGGCTGGCCCGCCAGGCAGTACAGCCTTAATAACACATGACATTACAATCCTGAGCACATTGATTCACAAACATACAAAACTTTAGCTTTCAAACTTGATGCATGTTACCATGTTCTTTTGCAACACTTGAAGCATCTGGTAATaaaattgcatattttatttaaatattaaataatttcaaTGTTTAGGGTACATTAGCACACCTCAAACTGATGGATTGTCTTGTAGCAATGACAATATAGCCCTCCTTATCTCTTCACACCTCATCCATTAAGTACCTACAATCATTCCTTCTCACCTACACAAACGTGCTGCATCATGTTTCTTCATCAGGTTCCATTAAATTACCCTTCCTTGCTAAGGCTGTACATATAAAACGGTAAGGCCTAAAGCAGCACAAGCCGCATAGTCACATCAGAACTGTTTCATCATGGCTTAATTTCGCACAGAGTTGCTGGAGACTACATGGTCTGACCTTGAGGAATGTGAAGTAGTACTGAAAGTAATGGGGCCTTTCAGAATCAAAAAGCAGCCCAAAAGTAACCAAGTTAACATAATGTAGGTAATGATGGAGAGGAGTGCTAAAGGTGATGGTGTGCAAATTCATAAGTATTAATACACATTACTGTCCACGTTTATTATCATGTGTTTGCAGGTTTCGGCAACAATCAAGTTAAACAACTTGGCCCCTCCAAGCTATGAGGAGGCCACTGCAGGTAACTGTATGGAGAATTTCTCCTTCTTGTGGGGTAACTGCAGTTGCAATAAATTCTTGACTACTGAAAGCAATTCTCTTTATAATTGGctgtattaaatataatatagagATTATAAAAGAAAGGAAATGCAGGCAAAGaataaaaacccaaacaaaaaaaggctTAGCAAGCTCATTGATTGTGATGTTTTTAAGCTGGAAGCCCCAGTCACAGTGGCAGTTATCCTGGTGATGGAGACACGCTAACAGAGTTCTGCTGGGACGACCAGAACATCAGGCGGATTTTCATTCGAAAGGTATTTAAGAAGTACAGCTCCACGTGTAGGTTTCTGCTGGTTAATGTTAACAGTGATCCTCTGTTCTTCACTGATGGTAATGTGTATGTGCAGGTGTATGCCATCCTTTCACTGCAGCTCTCCAGCATTCTTGCCATCGTCACTCTCTTCACTTTGTGGTGAGTGGCTTAGGAGTTCAAGTGAAACATGCCTTTGGTCATTATCTCATATTCCTTTAGTGACCTCATCTGCAAATGCAGATATTCTCCAACATTGACTCTGAAGACTGCAAAAGTAACTCGATTCTCAGTTTTTAGAGTTTTGTGTACCCTGTCCTACATCTTCAGGTAATAACATCACACATAAAGAAGAtctggctcaatgtttaggtctgaaatgcaaaatcaccattatactgatgaagatatgatgatcACCTCCTCAGGAGACATAACCTTCACCACGTTTTGACCGCGTTCTCTTTCAAAGCACTCACAATTATCCGACTGCTCAGGGGAGGGCTCCAaagcacaacccacattacaaagcgttcatttattcaattacacatttccaccagagaggtctccaaatccccaaaacatacatagtgctcaaataataatgttattataataatattaataatgtgcCACACTCTTCCCAACAGAACAAATGTTTattgtaattaaatataattactgATTCAATACTGGTTTATTTTATACTGTTGCAGttaatcactgttttatttgCCACACAAGCTGACAAAGCATGCCTTAAAGGAAAAGTTTAGCCAaacatgctaatgttgctaCCAAAGAATGGAATAGAAAAAGACTCCAGTTAGCATGAAgtcatttgcataatgctaacctcactttcattcattattagcaACATTATTGACTGATTCTCTCCTTTAAAGGTGGTAAAATCAATTGTACCACACgccttaatctctctctctctctctctctctctctctctctctctctcagtgatcCAGTAAAGGAGTATGTTCAGTCCAACCCTGGCTGGTATTGGGCAGCCTAGTAAGTAACTGTGGGtgtgttttacacaaagtcccaacttcattggaattggggttatgtgtgtgtgtatatatatatatgtctctgctgtcggaagaaaacctcgtgtCTACAtctttgatgtttttcattttttacataatttgaaatgacctgataccctttacattgtatgtaaatttcatgatgaatggactaaaagaactgacccaaaatgTCTTACATTAATTGGGCTTACTCGGGGGaaaaaaactgggaaaaaaaaaattaaatttaaagtaaacttgttttttcccatctcctgtaaagttgccattttggagatacaaggtgtatatatatatatatatatatatatatgtatatagttaTTTGTCATGGTTAGTTTATCTGTAATCcacatttatgcattttatcACATGCATTTCATCCTATTGCTGTTTTGTCACAAACCTTTAAGGACTAGCTCAACCAAATATGCTCTTGTTGCTATCAATGAATTAGCATGATCTCActttcataataataaatgatggTTTTTGCTTCCATTCaatgttagcaacattagcgtTATTAACTGAACAATTCCTTTAAGTCAGGTCAAGTATATTTAGAAAGCACAAGACCAAAAACTAACAATGTGAAATTAAGaaatttaagaaaaagaaataaatggtcATTGGGTGAAATGATAAGAAAC from Pygocentrus nattereri isolate fPygNat1 chromosome 9, fPygNat1.pri, whole genome shotgun sequence harbors:
- the fitm2 gene encoding fat storage-inducing transmembrane protein 2 is translated as MAALSGAVNKLASFWIPNVTLIRRYMPFFFFGLSLTGSVLKELDVVPKTYFSSSRNIFNLYFVKVSWGWNLVLLLPFLFLSNSYNRNLIFVLRRLTSLLVATAIWYVCTEAFFYIEDITGKCYDSMQVIHEEFSTKADCRKSGFVWDGFDISGHSFILAYSTLLIVEEMVPMLHIVQHNQTRTVVLDVLYVALNVIVVIWIWMFASTSVYFHDTIHKILGTFFAVLGWYATYKVWYLKPYSPGLPPFQSEHKQHD